The DNA segment TTTCAGCCGTATCACCAGGCTTGCCGGAACAGACCGCTATGAAACGGCGGTTAAAATAGCTGAACGCTTAGAAGTCAAGACCGGAACTCCGGTAATCCTGGCTTACGGAGAAAGCTATCCGGATGCGCTGTCGGTCAGCAGCATTGCAGCGAGAATGCAGAGCCCGATTTTCTTAGTGCCAAAGGATGGCCTCAGTAACGATATTAAGGAAGCTATCACCAAGATTATGCCGTCCAAAGTCTATATTATCGGGGGTACGGCGGTTATCAGCACTGTGGTGGAAGATCAGGCAGCCCAGCTCACTTCACTGGATAAAAGCAATGTAGTGAGAATCGCAGGACAGGACCGTTACGAAACATCGCTGGCAGCAGCAAAATACTTCAATGAAGCGGGAGGAAGCATTTGCATAGCCACGGGCAACAACTTCCCCGATGCACTTGCAGGAAGTGTTTATGCCGCAAAGCACAATTCACCGATTATGCTGGTGGACAGCAGCTTATCAAACAGCTTCGTTGAGTATTTGAAGAGCCGCAAGCTGAGCGGAATGACCTTGTTCGGCGGAGAAGGAGCAGTGAACAAAGGCATTGAAGAGCAGCTTTGGTCTTTGATTGAAAAATGATCCTCGATAATGTCTTATTTACTGAATTAAAGATAGAAGATTTATCGTTTTAAAATACTTAAAAAATACTTTTACCATTAGAAAATTTTTAAATTAAATTTTTTAACTAAAAGTGTCGAAAATATTGATATATAAGGATTTGTGTGAAGTGCTCCATAGGACTAATTAGTACTATGGAGCACTCTTCATTTAGGGTTTATTTAGGGTCGGTACTTTATGATAAAAGCTATGAAATATTTATTAAAGATAAAAGGAGGACATAAAACGTGAGAGTCTTTAGAAAATCAGTAAGTTTATTGATGATTTTAGTATTTGTATTGACGATGTTTCCTTTAGGCAGTAAAACGGCTTTGGCTGATACTGATTCAGGTTTCCGAACGATCATTCCTGCCCAGCAATGGTTTTTTGATTCCCCGAATGCGGTGGCGGTTGACGGCAGCGGTAATATGTATGTCGGTACTTCTGAGAGCGATGAAAATCCATACCAAGTTACAAAATTAAGCCCTACGGGTGAGATTCTGCAGTCTTGGGGAGTTTATGGCAGCGCAAATGGACGAATTGATGAATTAGCGGACATCGCAGTAGACGGTGACGGAAATGTCTATGTTGCTGATGCAGGCAACAATCGGGTCCAAAAATTCATGTTAATAGAAGACGATTACGAAGATTACTACGATTTCCAGATGAGCCTGGAGAATAACGGGGACGGCGACTCCCCTATGTCTCCAAGCGGGGTTGCGGTGGACAGCGATGGAAACATTTATGTCACCTATGAAGAGGATAATCGGGTTGAAAAATTTAATTCATCAGGGCAGGTGGATGCTGATTGGTGGAGCCAGGCCGGTGGATACTATCAATTCAGCCGGCCAACGGATATAGCTGTGGACCCTCACGGAAGTGTCTATGTTGTTGACAGCGGTACGGGACGAATCGTTGAATTTACTTCTGCCGGCGATTTTATGATGATGTTCGGCGCAGAAGACGGTTTTGGAGAAGACCTGCTGATTGAGCCCCAAGGTGTTACAGTGGACAGCATGGGAAATGTTTATGCAGCCGATGCTGATACTAATCAAATTCAAAAGTTCGATGGAGCAGGCAATTTCCAGATGAGCTGGGGGGGCGATGGCCGCGGGGACGGCCAGTTTGCCAATCCATGCGGCATTGCGGTCGATAGTGATGATAATATCTATGTTACCGATAGCGATAACAACCGGATTCAAAAATTTACTTCCTCAGGCGGCTTCCTGAAGAAATGGGGAAGGGGCGGCAGTGCTGAGGGTGAACTTTACCAACCTTATGGGGTCGCGATGGATCTTGAGGGAAATATCTATGTTTCCGATACGGATAATAACCGGATCGAGAAATTTGATGCTGCAGGCGCGTTTGTGACAGC comes from the Oxobacter pfennigii genome and includes:
- a CDS encoding cell wall-binding repeat-containing protein, which gives rise to FSRITRLAGTDRYETAVKIAERLEVKTGTPVILAYGESYPDALSVSSIAARMQSPIFLVPKDGLSNDIKEAITKIMPSKVYIIGGTAVISTVVEDQAAQLTSLDKSNVVRIAGQDRYETSLAAAKYFNEAGGSICIATGNNFPDALAGSVYAAKHNSPIMLVDSSLSNSFVEYLKSRKLSGMTLFGGEGAVNKGIEEQLWSLIEK